ATTACAAGGACGCCCGTCCCCAGATGCGGAATTAACAGATGATTATAATCCCCTAGAAGTAGGGTTATGGCAGACGATTTCTTTTAACAAAGGTTGCTATATTGGGCAAGAAACCATCGCTCGGTTGAACACTTATAAGGGTGTAAAGCAACAGCTTTGGGGGATTCGACTCAACGCCCCTACACAACCAGGAGAAGTGATTACTGCAGGGGATGAAAAAATCGGCAAACTGACCAGTTACACACAAACCACTGATGGTTACTTTGGACTGGGTTATATTCGCACCAAAGCAGGTGGTACTGGTTTGAAAGTCCAAGTTGGAGAAACCGAGGGTGAAATAGTAAAAATCCCCTTTGTTTCTCACGAATACCCATAATCAAGGGGATTGGGGATTGGGGATTGCACTTCTGGTGCGGACGCTACGCGAACGGCTCCGCTCTGTTACCAGGGATTGGGGATTGTGGATTGGATTAATTTACTCATTACTCATTACTCATTACTCATTACTCCTTACTATTGGGGATTGGGGATTGGTAAGTATTCCCCATACCCCTAGCCCAAAAATTCCGATCCGTGGGTGGAGTTTTTTATCTGAGAAAGAAAACGTGTGCTATTCAGAACCGTGGCAAAACTCATCTACCCAAGAAGCCAGACTACGAGCATGAGTACTAGATGATAGATTAATTTTATGGGGAATGTCTTTTGGTTGCGATATCACAGATTTGCTCTTTTTGGTAGCTTTGTTAGCTACAGGAAGTGATATCTGAGGTTTGCCGTTGCTGGAAATCTTGATAGTCAAGGCAAGTGATGGTAGTGTTTTAGTTTGGCTGGGGAGTTCAGTCAGCAATGCAGGCGATCGCAGCGGTTTGAGTTGATGTAGAATCTCGGTGCGGGGTTTCTCTAAAAGAATTGTGTTGGCTGGGGATTGCCGATTTTCCTGGATGGTAACTGCCACTGATGGTACTGGTTTACGATGGCGTAGCCCAGAGCCAATATCGCGAAGCCAACCGTGAGTTAATGTAACTGAAGACGCAGGTTTGCTTATAGGTTGAAATCCTACTGGTAGCTGTTTAGGATGTAAAGTTTCGTCTGGAGGCTCACTAGTAACCCTAGTAGCAACTTCAATCAATGGTAACGAGATGTCCTCAATATATTTATCCTCTGGATACTCGCTCTTAACTGGGTTGACATTCGTAGAATCCTGTGATTCGATTAAACTTAACTCTTCATCGGGATTAAAGTTGAGACCTAACGCTGCCACTATCTTATCAGGATTATTACTTAAATCCATGAGAAAAAGAAGTATTTCATCTAACTGAGGCTCTAAAATCGATAGAGTAGCCAAAATAAAACCAGACAATGGACGTCGCAGACCATCATAAGTACCCCAAATTTGCATTTTGACCAGCCAGGAACGATTTTGCTTGTAGTAACTCAGCCACTTCAGTTTTAATGATTGACGTAGCTGCTGAATATTCATCGGATGCCTCGCTTCGGTGAACAAGAGTACACAGTGTATATATTTTCAAACGGCCTTATCCCTGGGGATGAAACCGATAATAAAGCATCTGTTTGACCCTTTGATCACCTAGCAAATGCTGTTCTACCAATAGAGGTACTTCACCGACTTGGACGCCGCTATACCAGTGTCGGGTTCGATCTCAAATTCAGCACTTTAGTCCCGAATAGAACTTATGCACTGTACAAATTAGCTATTATGTGCATAACGATTGGTTAAGAAAACAAGTATAGCAGGGGACACAACGACCGCTCAGTGCATCGCTGGGGACACAACGACCGCTCAGTGCATCGCTGGGGACACAACGACCGCTCAGTGCATCGCTGGGGACTGGGTTACAAGTCTGATTGTGTCTAGGTTTTATCATCATTTAATGTCCTAAGCACTTTGGCGGTTGCTATACCTTGGTTAAGAAAACAAGTAGTTTCGTTACCAAGACAAGTAGTTTCGTTACCAAGACAAGTAGTTTCGTTACCAAGACAAGTAGTTTCGTTACCAAGACAAGTAGTTTCGTTACCAAGACAACTACTTTCGTTACCAAGACAACTACTTTCGTTACCAAGACAACTACTTTCGTTACCAAGACAACTACTTTCGTTACCAAGACAACTACTTTCGTTACCAAGACAACTACTTTCGTTACCAAGACAACTACTTTCGTTACCAACACAAGTTCGTAGCGATGGCTGTGTCCACCTACCGTACCGCCTGTTTTTTCCTAATTTCTCTCACTGCATTATTTATCTAATTTGTCAATGCGTAAGTCCTACTGACTACGAAATTATTCATCACTTTTATGAGCGATCGCCACTACAAGTTCTTCATACCGCCGTGGATCGCCTTCTGCTAACACCAGCCGCTCTTGTCCTTTGCGCCCATATAAACCCTCCATAATTTTTTGCCAATCCATAGAGGACAATGGTGAGGGTTGTTCCTCTGTCTTTTGAGCGCCAATGGTAACAGTCTGTGCTTGGAGTTGCTGCTGCGCCATCAAGACACGGGCACGCACTGCCGAACTTTTGTCCTTGATAGCCATTTGCTGAAGCTGTGACTCGATTTGCGATCGCCATTCTGGATAAGTTACGGCAATTGCATCTGCCAGATATTCTAACCCGACTACCGCTGAATAGCGTACCACCCACTCATCATCTTCCTGCGCTACAAATAACAGAGCATCCATTGCTTCTGCTTGGGCAATTTCCAAAAGGTCATCAGGGAACCAGTGCCACTTCATCATTCCTAGACCCCTAGCAGCTGCGCGGCGGACGCTGAGGGCAAAATCAGCGGTGGCTGCTCCTAATAAGGTAACTAATCCTCTAGGATCACCAATTCCTGCTAGGGCACGGATTGCCCAAGCTCTGGCGGTGTAGTTATGCAGATCGAGTAGCTCCAAAAGTCCTGGTACTGCGGGTTCTCCAATTTGGATTAGCCCATCGACAGCTGCCACTGCCGCACCTGGATTATTATAGCTCAAAGAGGCAATCAACGTGGGAACGGCTCCTTCTAAATGAGTTGCAGCCAGGTTTTTTACAGATGCTTGCAAAAGCAGAGAAGAATCTGCGTCTTCTACTGCACGAATTAGAGTTTCAAGGTTATCAGGCATGAGCGAGAGGAGCG
The Gloeotrichia echinulata CP02 DNA segment above includes these coding regions:
- a CDS encoding DUF5331 domain-containing protein, whose translation is MNIQQLRQSLKLKWLSYYKQNRSWLVKMQIWGTYDGLRRPLSGFILATLSILEPQLDEILLFLMDLSNNPDKIVAALGLNFNPDEELSLIESQDSTNVNPVKSEYPEDKYIEDISLPLIEVATRVTSEPPDETLHPKQLPVGFQPISKPASSVTLTHGWLRDIGSGLRHRKPVPSVAVTIQENRQSPANTILLEKPRTEILHQLKPLRSPALLTELPSQTKTLPSLALTIKISSNGKPQISLPVANKATKKSKSVISQPKDIPHKINLSSSTHARSLASWVDEFCHGSE
- a CDS encoding HEAT repeat domain-containing protein, with translation MPDNLETLIRAVEDADSSLLLQASVKNLAATHLEGAVPTLIASLSYNNPGAAVAAVDGLIQIGEPAVPGLLELLDLHNYTARAWAIRALAGIGDPRGLVTLLGAATADFALSVRRAAARGLGMMKWHWFPDDLLEIAQAEAMDALLFVAQEDDEWVVRYSAVVGLEYLADAIAVTYPEWRSQIESQLQQMAIKDKSSAVRARVLMAQQQLQAQTVTIGAQKTEEQPSPLSSMDWQKIMEGLYGRKGQERLVLAEGDPRRYEELVVAIAHKSDE